CATGTTCTACGTCGCGTTCAACACCAACAACCTCGGCGGCGCGTACATCTACCGCACCGACGACATCGAGAACGGCGCGTGGCAGCGCACCGCCCTCGGCCGGGGCCTGCACGACCCGTCGCTGTTCTTCGACACCGACGGCACGCCGTACGTCTTCCACGGCTCCGGCGGCACCAGCGCGGTACGGCTCAACGCCGAGCTGACCGCCATCACGGCTGACTACCCGAACATCTTCACCGCGGGCGACTACGCCGGTCAGCCGTTCATCGGCGGGCTCTTCGAGGGCGCGCAGTTCCACCACATCGACGGCTGGTACTACGCGGTGATCATCACCTGGCCCTCCGGTCAGGGCCGGCAGGTCGTCATGTTCCGCTCCCGGGAACTGCTCGGCCGCTACACCTCGGCCGGCGGGGTGAACACCTACCAGGCGCGCGGCGTGCTCAACTCCAACGGCTTCGCGCAGGGCAGCCTGGTGCCCATCGCCCGCGACGGCGGCCGGACCGACTGGTACGGCATGTTCTTCCGGGACACCTTCCCGGTCGGACGCATCCCGGCGTTGATCCCCGCCACCTGGTCCGACGGCTGGCCCACCTTCGGGGCCAACGGGGTCGTGCCGGTGGACGGGGTGTTCGCCAAGCCGATCCGGCTCAGCCCGGCGCAGGAGCGGTACGAACGGCAGAAGAGCGTCGTCGCCTCCGACGACTTCGCCAACGACGCGCCCCGCCGCGCGTACCAGGACGAGCAGTGGACCATCCCGACGCCGCCGCCCACCGGCGAGGCCCCCACCGAGGCGGAGATCCGGCCCAACGGGTCCCGTCTGGACCCGGCCTGGCAGTGGAACCACGCGCCGGACAACCGCTACTGGTCGCTCACCGAACGGGACGGCTGGCTGCGGCTCACCGCCGGCAAGGTGGTCACCGGGAGCTACGTCTACACGAAGCTGTCCAACCGGGCCGAGCTGGCCTGGTTCGAGGAGGCCCGCAACACGCTCTCGCAGCGCACGTTCGGCCCCCGGCAGTCGGTCGAGACCAGGATGGACGTCTCCGGCATGGCCGACGGCGACGTCGCCGGGCTGGCCGCCTACAACCGGGGCTTCTCGTACGTGGCCGTCAGGCGCGACGGCGGGGTGAACACCCTGGGCGTGGTGAACCGGGGCCAGCCGTTCGCGGTCGACCTCGACCAGGCCACCCTGGAGACCTTCCTGCCCGGCAGCACGGTGGCGCTGGGCGACGCCACCGAGGTGCACGTGAAGGCCGACCTGGACTTCGCCGCGCCGACCGGGCAGCTCTGGACCACCTTCCACTACAGCCTCGACGGGCTCACCTGGACCCGGCTCGGTGACCGGGTCGGCCCGCAGACCCTCGACGGCAGCCTCGCGCACTTCATGGGGCACCGGGTCGGCCTGTTCAGCTACGCGACCCGGCAGACCGGCGGACACGTCGACTTCGACCACTGGCTGCTCAGCGACACCCTCACCGCGCAGAACCGCCCCCTGGACACCACCGCGCTCGACGCCGCCATCGCGTACGCGGGCACCCTCGACGAGTCGGCGTACCCGGCCGACGCCTGGGCGGCGACGCGGGCCGCCCTGGCCGCCGCCACCACCGCGCGGGCCGGCGCGTTCGGCACCCAGAACCAGATCGACGCCCCGGAACGGGCGCTCAGCTACCACTTGGCCCGGCTCGGCGCGCTCCGGGCCGCCGCGCCGCCGCTCCCGGTGACGGCCAGCGCGCAGGCGCGGTGTGTGGCGGGGAAGGTGTTCGTGGCGGTGCAGGCGCGTAACGACCACGACGGGCCGGTGGACGTGGTGTTGTCCAGCGGGTTCGGGGAGCGGTCGGTGTCGCAGGTGGCGTCGGGGGCGAACGCGTACCAGCAGTTCGCGTCGCGGGCGTCGGCGGTGCCGGCGGGTACGGCGACGGTGCGGGTGACCGGTTCGGTGGCCGGTCGGACGGTGACGACCAGCCGGTCCGTGGACTATCCGGCCGTCGACTGCGGCGACTGACCCTTCCCGCCGTCGTTCTGCGGCGACTGACCACCCGTCGGATCCGTCCCGGGGCCGGCCGGCCCCGGCGCACCCTCTGCCCGCCACCCACCAAGGAGGACCATCTCGTGACCCAGCGTCTGCGAAGGACGGCCCGACGACGGGCCGCCGCGATCGCCACGGTCGGCGCGCTGCTCGCCGCCGGCCTCACCGCGGCGGCGCCGGTCCAGGCCGCCGACACCAACCTCGTCGTCAACGGCGGGTTCGAGGAGGGCCTGACCGGCTGGTTCGTCAACAACGGCAACGCCACCGACCGGGCCACCCTCACCCCCACCACGGACGCCTACGCCGGGTCCGGCGCGGTGCGCGTCAGCGACCGGGCCACCACCGGCTCCGGCCCCATGCAGGACCTCTCCGGCAAGGTCCAGGCCGGACAGACCTACTCCCTCAGCGCCCGGATCCGGTACGACAACGCCGCCGGACCGGCCACCAAACAGTTCTTCGCCACCATGCACTACGGCGCGGCCACCTACACCAACCTGGTGAGCGTCACCGCGACCAGGGGCCAGTGGGCGCACGTCGACGGCCGGTTCACCATCCCGGCCGGGCAGAGCGTCTCCACCGCCCGGCTCTTCTTCGAGACGCCGTGGACCAGCGCCCCGGCCGACGACCCGGACCTGCACCTGATGGACTTCACCCTCGACGACGTCTCCGTGGTCGGCGCCGCGCCGCCCGCCGCGCCGTCGAAGACCATCGAGGTCGTCGGCAAGCTGCCCGGTGAGCACAACCCGTTGATCGGGCACAAGTTCGGCGCGGACGGCTTCGGCTTCGTGCACGACGGCCGGGTGTACCTCTACCTGACCAACGACACCCAGGGGTACGCGCCGGACCCGGTCACCGGGGTGTCCCCGGGCATCAACTACGGCGACATCAACCAGATCACCGTGCTGTCCTCCACCGACCTGGTGAACTGGACCGACCACGGTGAGGTCCCGGTGGCCGGCCCGAACGGCGTCGCGCCGTTCACCAACAACTCCTGGGCCCCCGGCATGGCGAAGAAGGTGGTGAACGGGGAGGAGAAGTTCTTCCTGTACTACGCCAACGGCGGCGGATCGAGCAACGTGATCACCGGCGCGTCGCCGCTCGGCCCGTGGACCAGCGAACGCACCAGCACCCTGATCGACGGCCGTACCCCGGGCGCGTCGGACGTCGCGTGGAAGTTCGACCCGGCCCCGCTGGTGGACTCCGACGGCCAGGCGTACCTCTACTTCGGTGGCGGTCCGGCGTCGACGAGCATGCCGCCGGCCGAACGCTTCAACAACCCGAAGAACATCCGGGTGATCCGGCTCGGCGACGACATGGTGACCACCGAGGGCACGGCGGCGGTCGTGGACGCCCCGGTGGCCTTCGAGGCGGCCCAGGTGTTCGAGCGGGACGGGAAGTACTACCTGTCGTACTCCTCGCACTTCGGCGGCAACGACTTCGGCGGCAACCAGACGCCCCTGCCCGGCTACCCCGGCGGCGGCCAGATCGGCTACCTGATCTCCGACGACCCGATGTCCTGGCCGAAGGAGACCTACGCGGGCGTGCTGTTCCCCAACCAGTCGCAGTTCTTCGGGTCCGGCACCGGCGGCAACAACCACCAGTCGGTGTTCGAGTACGAGGGCAGGCACTACTTCACGTACCACGCCCCGACGCTGAACAAGCGGATCAACGGCAACACCACCCAGGGCTACCGCAGCCCGCACATCCAGGAGCTGGCGTTCAACGCCGACGGCACCATCCGGCAGGTCGTCGGCACCTACGCCGGCGTCGAGCAGGTCCGCGACTTCGACCCGTACCGGGTGTTCGAGGCCGAGACGTTCGGCTGGAGCAAGGGCGTCGCCACCGCGAAGACCGACGGCGGGTCCGCCCAGTTCGGCGCGACCGCCCCGAACCTGGTGGTCCGGGACGTCGACAACGGCGACTGGACCGCCCTGTCGTCGGTGGACTTCGGCGCGGGCGCGGCCAGCGTCACGGCGAAGGCGCGTCCGCTGACGACCGGCGGTCAGATCCAGGTACGGCTCGGCGCGGCCACCGCGCCGGTCGTGGCGACCATCCCCGTCGACGGTCCGGTCGGCCAGTGGACCGAGCTGACCGCGCCGCTCGACGGCGTGACCGGCACGCACGACGTGTACTTCAGCTACGCCGGACCCACCGGCGTCGACCTGTTCGAGCTGGACACCTGGCGCTTCGCCGGGGCGGACGCGCTGCCCGTGACGGCCAGCGCGCAGGCGCGGTGTGTGGCGGGGAAGGTGTTCGTGGCGGTGCAGGCGCGTAACGACCACGACGGGCCGGTGGACGTGGTGTTGTCCAGCGGGTTCGGGGAGCGGTCGGTGTCGCAGGTGGCGTCGGGGGCGAACGCGTACCAGCAGTTCGCGTCGCGGGCGTCGGCGGTGCCGGCGGGTACGGCGACGGTGCGGGTGACCGGTTCGGTGGCCGGTCGGACGGTGACGACCAGCCGGTCCGTGGACTATCCGGCCGTCGACTGCGGCAGTTGATCCTCTCCCTCCCAGACGACATGGAGAAGCAGATGAGCACGTGGAACCACAGACGCCTGTTCGCCGTCGGCGCGGCCGGCGCCCTGCTGGCCGGGACGGTCGCGGCGCACCCCGCGTCCGCCGAGCCCGGCGACGGCGCCGACGTGAAGGTGACAGTCGACATCGAGGAGATCCGCCAGCCCGGCGTGCTGGCGCTGTCGGTCGCCGGTGACTCGGTGGCGCTGTCGGAGAACGGGTCGACGCTGCTGGTACGCCAGTTCACCGGCAGCCTGCCGACGGTGACCGTCACCGACACCCGCACCGCGGACGAGGTGCCCGACGACGCCTCCTGGGCGGTGCTGGGCAGCGCCACCGACTTCGTCGGCGGGGCCGGGCAGACGCCGATCGGGGCGGGCCACCTGGGCTGGAAGCCGCGACTGGTCGACGGCGGCGACAGCGGCCTGGTCACCGAGGGCGAGGAGGTGCGGACGGTGCTGGACGAGCCGACCCAGCCGGGCAACAACGTGGGCCTGGTCGACCAGGAACTGCTCGTGTCGAGCTTCGACTCGGGCGCGACGGCCGGCGACGCGTACTCGGTGAACGCCGACCTGTTCCTGCGCACCCCGGCGGACGTCGCCGCCGGCGCGTACACCTCGACGCTCACCCTGTCCCTCTTCGAGTGACCCCGGTGGGGGGCCGCCGCGGGGCGGTCCCCCACCCCCTGCCGACCTGGAGGACCGCGTGAACCGGAGCTGGCTGCGGCCGTACGCGGCGCTGGCCGCCGTGCTCGTCGGCCTGCCGGCGCTGCCGACCGACGCGCGCGCGCAACCGAGCACGCCGACCGTCACCTGGGCCGTCCAGCCGGCCGACCGGGACGGCCCGGACGGTCGACGCTGGGTGGAGCGCACCCTCGACCCCGGCCAGGTGGTGACCGAGCACCTGGCGGTGCGTAACTTCGGCGACGCCCCGGTGGTCTTCTCGTTGAAGGCCGCCGACGGCTACCTGACCGACAAGGGGCGCTTCAACATGCTGCCGTCCCACCAGACGTCGGTGGACGGCGGCACCTGGATCAGCGTCCAGGAGACCGTCACCGTCGGGCCGAAGGCGACCCGGGTGGTGCCGTACACCATCACCGTGCCGGACGACGCCACCCCCGGTGACCATCCGGCCGGCATCGCGGCGACCGTCACCAGCGCCGACGGCACCGTCGCGGTGGAGAGCCGGGTCGGGTTCCGGGTGCTGCTGCGGGCCAGCGGCACCGTCGCCGCGGCCCTCACGGTCGCCGACCTCACCGCCACGTACCGGTCGACGTGGAACCCGTTCGCGGCCGGCGCCCTCCAGGTCCGGTACACGGCCGTCAACGACGGCGGCGTCGCGGTGACCGGTGCCGGCCGGGTGACCGCCGCCGGGCCGTTCGGACTGGCCGAACGGAACGTCCGGGCCGGCGTCGAGGAACTGCTGCCCGGTGGCCGCCGGGCGACCGGGACCCGGGTCGGCGGGGTCTGGGGCTGGGGGCCGGTCCGAACGACCGTCGAGCTGACACCGGCCGTGCGGGGCGGCGACCCGACGGGCGTCGAGATCCGACCCGGCCGGACCACCGTGACGGTGTGGGCGTTCCCCTGGGCGCAGCTCGCCCTGGCGCTGCTGCTCGTCGTCCTCGGGCTCGTCTGGCGTGCGGTGGCCCGGCGACGCCGCCGCCGGCTGGCCGCGCTGCTCGCGCGAGCCCGCCAGGAGGGCCGCGACTCCGTGCGCGCCGGCTGAGGGCTCACCCCACCAGCGCCGCCGGTCGGGCCGGCAGTCGACCGGCCAGCGTGTCGGCCGTCGCGGAGCAGGTGGCGAAGTCGACGCCCGCGTACGCCTGGTAGTCCGCCATCGTGCGCGCCGGCCCGGCCCCGAAGCCACCCGTCACCGGGTACCGCAGCAGGGTCCGCACCCGGCGGCGGCCGGCCCGGTCCCGCCGGTGCCAGTGGTCGGCGCCCGGCGTACGGTGGTCCATCCAGTGCCGCGCCTGACCCTGCCGGACGTAGTAGTGCCAGGCCAGCACCTCGACCGGGTGGAACAGGTCGTACCCCCAGGTGTACGCGCGGGTGGCGAGGTTGATCTCCTCGCCCTGGCAGTAGATCCGCTCGTCGTAGGGCACCTCGCGGACGAACGACCCCGGGGCGAACAGGAAACCGGCGGCCACGAACCGGGCCGGAACCGGGGCGGTCCGCTCCCGCCAGCCCGGGATGCGGAAGTGCTGGAAGCGGGGCAGCCCGTCGTCGGTCCAGCCACTGAGGAAGATCAGCGTCGGCTCGCCGCCGCCGGTGAACTCCACCGCCGGGTCGTACGTCGGGGGGTAGCAGGTCAGGACCGGCTTGGCGGCCCCGGTCCGCCCGGCCATCGCGATCAGCCGGGAATCCCAGCCCGGGGCGAACCGGGTGTGGCTGTCCACCTGGAGGTACCAGTCGGAGTCGACGTAGTGTCGTTGGATCTGCGCCCGCGCCCAGCACACGCCCCGGCTGTGCCGGGCGTCGAACTCCAGCACGGTGACCCGGGGGTCGGCGCGCAACGCCGACACGTCCTCGTCGCCGAGATGCTGCCAGTTCACCACCACCCGCACCTCGTCCGGGCGGTCGGCCTTGGCCAGGCAGTCCCGCACCGTCGGCGCCAGCTCCGGATCCCGGTACGCGGCGACCGACACGAAAACGCTCACCAGGGACTCGCCGGCGGCGGCACGGGCACGGCGGGCAGCCCCCGCTGCGCGCCGTACGCGTTCAGCCAACGCTCCAGCGGCGGCGCGGACGGCGCCTGCCACACCAGCCCGGTGCCCTTGTCCACCACCAGCGGACCGGCCAGCGCCGCGTCGGGGAGCGCCCCGGTGCGGTACCAGCGTTCGGTGTCGAACGGGAACACCCAGCACCACGGGTACTCAACCGGCGGCTCCGGCGCGAGCCGCAACGGCTCCGCCGGATCCGCCAGCTCGCGCAGTTTCGCCCCGGCCAGCCGGCGGGCCTCGTCGGCGTCCATCCCCACCCACTCCTCTCCGTCGGCGCGGCGCGCCCGGTCGTCGGCCCCGCGCGCGGTCATGTCGTCGGGGCGGTCGGCTCGCCGACCACCCACGGCAGCACCGGGACGCCCCGGTCGGCCGGCAGGGCGGCCAGCGCCACCGCGCGGGCCTCGGCGATCTCGTCGTCGCCCATCAGCAGCGTCTCCCGGACGAAGTCGCCGATCAGTCGCATCGGCGCCGGGCCGGCCGGGTTGAACAGCGTGTCCACCCGGTCCGGCAGCAACGCCACCAGCTCGGCCAGGTCGATCCGCCGCCAGCGGGGCGCGTCGACCCGGTCCCGCTGCGGCGCGCTGGTGGCGAGCACCACGCACGGCACGTCGTCGGGTGAGCGCAGGATCAGCGGCCGGTCGTCGCCGCCCAACGCCACGTCGACGAGCGTGTCCCGCAACGCCAACTGGATCTGCTCCGCCGGCGCCTGCCCGCGTACGGCCAGCCGGAACAGCGCGTCCAGCGGGTCCGCCACCGCGTCGGCGTCGCGCGGCCGGTAGTCCGGGTTGGCGCGGAACGCGCCCAGACCGCCGTCGGCCTCCACCGGCCACAGCCCGAGCACCGCCCCGGCGTCCGGGGCGTCGTCGTCGGGGCCCGGCTGCCAGTCCGGGTCCATCAGCAGGAAGTAGCTCTCCACCTGGTCCACCACCGTGTGCTTCCGGTCGTCGGGTTCGTGCTCACCGGTCCTCGACCGTCTCCCAGGGGACGACGGCCACCGTCTCCGTCTCGCGGAACCGGTCGTGCAGGGCGGCCAGCTCATCGCCGGCCAGCAGCAGGGTGTGCCGCAGGAAATCCCCGGTCAGCCGCACCGCCGCCGGGCCGCCCGGGTTGATCAGCACGTCCACCCCGTCGGCCAGGCGCTCGACCAGCTCGGCCAGCTCGACCCGCCGCCAGTCGGGCGCGGGCACCCGGCCCTGGTGCGCCGCCGCGGTGGCCACCACCACGCACGGCACGTCGTCGGGGGAGCGGACCAGCAGCGGCCGTCCGTCACCGTTCATGGCCAGGTCGACGAGCGTGTCCCGGAGGACTAACTGCAACTGCTCCACCCGGGCGTCGCCGCGCGCGGCCAGCCGCAGCAACGCGTCCACCGGATCGGTGGGCGACCCGGGGCTCAGCGGGACGTACTCGGGGTTGGCGCGGAACGCGCCCACCGCGCCGTCCACGGTGACCGGCCAGAGCCCGACCACCGAGCGCAGCGGCGGGACCGTCTCGTCCTCCCGCTGCCACTGCGGGTCCATCAGCAGGAAGTAGTGGCCGTCCGGCTCGTCGGTCACGACGCCCCCGAACCGGCGCGGGCCAGCAGCGTCGCCAGGGCGCGGTGCTCACCGGCCGCGTCCACCGCGACGGCGGCGTAGTCCCGGGCCCGGATGTGGTCGAGCAGGGCCCGGTCCGGGGCCAGCGCGTAGCCCCGCAGGTAGTACGTGACGGTGTCGGTCCACACCCACTGGCCGTCGGTGCGGAAGCTCAGCGGCACGACCGCGCCGCGCCCCGGCTCGACCACGTCGACGGCGGTGCGCGTGGTGGCCAGGATCGGCTCGCCGGCCGCCAGCCAGTCGGCCACCCGGCCCCGCTCCGGGTCCGCCAACCGCTCGTGGTCGGGATCGAACCGTGGCCCGTCCGCGCCGCCCCGGTCGAAGACCCGGGCCAACCGGACCGGCGGGCGGGGGGTCGACGTCCAGAGCAGCGCCGACGCGCCCCGCGCCGACCGCTGGTAGCCGGGCAGGTCGGTGTCGGGCGCGTACGCCTCGACCTGCGGCGCGGGCACGCCCGCGCTGGCCAGCGCGCGCATCACCGTGGCGGTCAGCGCCGGCAGCCGACCCGGCGGCACGTCGGCCGCCAGCACGTACACCCGGGTCGGGGCGGTGCCGGGCGGATCCCACGACGCCGGGCCCCGAAAGGACCGCCACAGCGCGGTCGCGCCGGTCAGCCCGGCGACCGCCGCCGTCGCGGCCCGGTCGGGCGGGTCCAGCGCCGCGCCGGTCAGATCCAGCAGCGGCGGGCCCCCGGCGTCGGGCCCGGCCCGGAACGCGTACGTCGCCACCGGCGCGAGGACCGGCGTCACCGGGCCCGGGAGCAGGCCGTCGGCCAGCCGGAGCCGCGCGTCGGCGAGCACGTCGTCCGGCGTCCGGCCGGCGAGCCCGAGCAGGGTCACGTGGGCGGTGGCGGTGTCGCCCGCCACCGGCACCGTCCAGGGGCCCGTCGCCGCCTCGTCGTGGTCGACCATCCTCACCTCGTCTCCACCGGTGTCCGCCTCCGGCATTCGACCACGTCGGCCGGCCGGACCTCCCGGCCGGCGGGCAGGACTGCCCGCGCGTGCCCGGCGGCGGTCCCGTTCGTACCCGGGGCCGCCGCTCGGGTCGACCCGCCCCTCGGGCCGGTGACGTGCCCGGGCCGGCGCCCAGGGGCGGCCCGGGGTCGGCCCGGCGCTCAGAGCGTCCCTTCGGAGAGCCGCACGAACCTGCCGTCGACGACCCGCAGCCAGTCCTCCTCGTGCCGGGACCCCGTCCGGCGGGCCAGGTCGCCGGTGACGCCGTAGACCGTGCCCCGGTAGCCGAGCTGCCGCAGCCGGTCGACGAACCGTCGGGCCGCCCCGGTCGGCGCGTCCGCCTGCCCGGCCCGGGACGACAGCAGGATGATCGGGGTGTGCCAGCTCGCGCCCATGGCGAGGTAACCGCCGTCGACGAGCAGCCGGGCGAGCGTGCCGCCGGTGACCACGTTCGACCCGGTGCCCAGCGCGGGGTCACCGTCGTCGACGAGGCCCGCGACGTCCGCCCAGAGCGGGGGGCCGCCGAGCCCACGGCGTCCGTCCCACGGGGTGCGCCGGTGGGTCTCGTGCTGCCCGTCCGACCGGGTGTAGCGCCGGTGTGAGCCGCTGTCGACCAGGAGCAGGTTGTCCGAGATCCGGGTGGCGGTGCGGGCGCCGTACGGCATGCCGAAGCCGACCGTCCGGCCGCGTCGGTCGCGTACCCGCACGGTGCTCAGCGGCGTCGGGGCGACCGTCGGAGCCGGCGGGACCGGCACGGCCCGCGGGGGCGTCGGCGGCGTCGGCGGCGGCTCCGGTGGCGGCGACGCCGGTGGCTCCGGCGGTGGCGGGGCGGCCCGGACCGGGCGGGCGGTGGTCGGGACCGGCCGGTGGACCGGCGGGGGCGGTGGGGGGCGGTAGGCGGCGTCCGGCTGCCACGGGTACGGGTCCGGGGTGGACGTGCGGGGAGCAGGCTCGGGCGGCACGACGACCAGTCCGGTCTCGGGGACCGGCCGCCGGGCGGGCGGGTCGCCGTACCGGCGGAACGTGCCGCCGTCGCTGAGCGCGGGTCCGGGCGGGTCGAGTTTCAGGCTCGTCGTCGGCGCGAACACCTGGCCCCGGTGGCCGCCCCGGCGCAGCGCCCCGCGCAGCTCCTCGGCCGGGCCCCGGCCGGGGCGTCCGCCGGCCCGCGAGGTCCACAACACGAACGGCGTGTACGGCCCGACGCCCGGCCGCCTCAGCACGCCCGCGTCGACGAGCACCTGACCCAGTTGGGCCAGCGGGATGAGCAGCACGCCGTGGTCCTTGTGCCGTACCCGCACCCCGTCACCGGTGATGGGGGCGACGAACAGCGAGAAGATCGGCTTGTCGTCCTGCCAGGGCGCCGGCTGCTGCCGGGGCGTGCCGTCGAAGCCGGCGGGGAAGGCCCGGTACGTGCCGGCCCGGGCGGCCGGCATGACCAGCGCGAACCGGGCGGCGAAGTCGTCGCTGGGCGGGAACGCCAGCCCTTCGACCCGTCCGGACGGGTCGGTGAGCTCCATGACCCGCAGGTCGGTGAGGGTGAGCCCGGGGTGGTGCCGGGCGGCGGGCGGTGGCGCGGTCTGCCGGGTCGGCGTCGGCCCGGTCGGCGGCTCGTCGTCGTCGACCTCGCCGAGGACCCGGCCCCCCTGGGGGTCCGCCGGGACGACCGTCCCCGGCGGCGGGAACACCGAGTATCCGCCCTGGTCGGCCACGGAGAGCTTGCCGGCGACGAACTTCATCGAGACGACGTTGCTCGCCCCCCGGAACCCGCGGTGGTCGCCGAGCTCGTGCAGCCGGCGGCCGAACTGCGCGGCGGGCCCGGCGGGCCAGGCATGCGTGCCGACCCAGCAGACGACGCCGAGGAAGCCCCGGAACTGCCCGGGCGGGAACTTCGCCAGGTAGCGGGCGTTGTTCAGCAGGTCGACGAGCGTGTCGCCGGAGGCCGCGATGACGTCCGGCTTGATCCCGTGGCGCATCCGGATCCAGAAGTTGTCCTTCGCGCCGTGCGCGTGCAGCAGCGCGTCCCACTTCTCGGAGGGCTGCCGCAGCGGACGTTCGACGCCGGGCGTGCCCTTCGGGGCGCTCGTCGCCGGGTCACTGGTGTACGTCAGCGGCCCGCCCCGGGTGGTGTTCAGCACGAACTGAGCGTCGGTGTTCGAGTCCTCGATCTTGGTGGGGAAGGCGACCCCGGCCAGCACCATGCCGGGGTGGTAGAGCGGCCGGATGTCGACCTCGCGGGGCAGCAGCGGCGTCGGCTCGTGACTGCGGCTCCAGATCGGCCTGGTGATCCGGCCGGTGTCGGTCACCTCCGAGCCGACGTTGACGTGCACGACCCGGAAGTACCCGAGGCGGCGCAGGTCGTCGCGGAGGCTGGCGGCCAGCCGCTCGGCGTGTCGGGTGGAGAAGGTCGGCGGGAGCAGCACCAGCACCGACCGGTCGCTGTACCGGCCGGCGACGTCCCGGAACGCCCGGGTGCCGGCCAGCACCCGGGGCAGCCCGGTGACCGGCAGCGTGTAGTTGCGGTTGGTGTCGTGCGCGTCGCGTACCGACAGGTGCTGGTCGTCCAGGGAACCGACCCGGACGACCACCGGCAGCTTCTTGCCCCACGGCGCTTTCTCCAGCAGCAGGTCCCCGTTGGGCTTGCCGTAGTGCTCCAGGGAGATGTAGCTGGTCTGCTGCAACCACCTCTCGTACGCGGTGCTGGGCATGATGTGGAAGAACTCGGTGGCGGTCGGGTACAACACCCCCACGTCGCCCCCGAAGGACAGCCCGCTGGTCATCTTCAGGGCCCGGATCCGGTCGTACGGGACCTGCGCCACCGGGGTCGTCGACCCGGTGGCCGGCAGCACCTCCGTGGTCGCCCGGACGGCCCGCTGCCGGGTGTCCACGCCCAGCCCCCGGGCGAAGTCGTAGCCGGTGTGCCCGGTGTCGTCGCGTACCCCGGCCAGCGGCGAGGCGAGCGTGACCCCGACCGTCGGCGGCCCGGCCAGGACGGCCCGCAGCGCCGGATGGCCGGCGACGGCCCGACCGAACTGGCCGCCGTCCAGCTCGACCTTGCGCCCGCCGGGCGTGCCCACCCACACCCGGCGACCGTCGCCGGCCACCCCGACCAGGAAGTCGGTCCCGGGGCCGCCGCGCCGGCCCCGCACCGCCACCGACATGTCGGCCGGGTCGCCGGGCAGCGGCAGCACGACGCCCCGCCCGCCGGGCAGCTCCGCCACGCGCAACTCGTCCACGGTGGGCTCGCGGACCAGCTCGTACCCGCCCTCGTTGACGCGCAGCGCGTTCTCCGTGCGCGACCGGGGCAGCCAGGCGTCCCCGGTCGGGTGGTACACCTTGCGGTAGCCGCCCAGCGCGACCTGACCCGCCAGGAACTTCCGGGCCACCTCGCGGGGGAAGGAGCTGCCCGGCCCGGCGTCGAGGACGACCAGGACGATCGGACGGTTGAAGTCCCCGTCGTCGACCTTGCGGAAGTCCGGGTCGGCGGCCAACAGGGTGGGCAGGTCCTCCGGCGCGACGATGACGGCGCCGCCGTCGGCCCGGGGCAGCAGCAGCGACCGGCCGTCGGGGGCGCCCTTGACGAAGAGGAACAGCGGCCGGCCGCCCGGCCGGTCGGCGTCGGCGGCCCA
The sequence above is a segment of the Micromonospora sp. WMMD882 genome. Coding sequences within it:
- a CDS encoding type VII secretion system-associated protein, which produces MTDEPDGHYFLLMDPQWQREDETVPPLRSVVGLWPVTVDGAVGAFRANPEYVPLSPGSPTDPVDALLRLAARGDARVEQLQLVLRDTLVDLAMNGDGRPLLVRSPDDVPCVVVATAAAHQGRVPAPDWRRVELAELVERLADGVDVLINPGGPAAVRLTGDFLRHTLLLAGDELAALHDRFRETETVAVVPWETVEDR